The Ptychodera flava strain L36383 chromosome 18, AS_Pfla_20210202, whole genome shotgun sequence sequence TCTGCTTTTCTACAACTTCCAAAACACAGAAGCACATTGAGTTCACATCGGGTCTTTGTTAACACGTATGTCTCAATTGATGATCACAAAAGTGTTTCAAtgattgatataaaatattgaCTTCATAGCAGTGATGATGGAAAACCCTCAACAGCCAAAGTTTCCTTGTCCAAGAGCTTGACCATTTTAGATATTGTACTCACTACAGTCCTACATTTTTTCCCACCCACCTGTGAGGTGGCCGCATGTTTTTGATGCCTTATTTTGCGTATTCATGCGTTTGTCTGAACAATTTGTTGTCAACATATCAGCTAGTCTGCTTCCCCATCTGGAAGTGTACTGCATCAGAAATTATGCAATTTTTTCTATTTCAAATATATGACTTGCACTTGCACTCATCTACCTTCATGTGTTTTCTTCGGTTCACTGATAAACATGTCATATCTGGTATGTGCTGATTGCAAATCTTGTATGTATGCTGGGGGTGGGATTCGCAAGTATGAGCAAATACTAAAACACATCAGTCATAAGTACTGGTATATCGTCAAAAGAACCGTACACTTGCCAACTGGTATTATGCTTTGTATGTTTTCCATGCCACTTAAATTTATCAGGTATGTTAGAGGCCAGAAATTGATAGTCTGCACCTCAAATCTGCGCTAGCACACTtcaatctgcgctcccattctgtgCTCTCAATCTTCACCCCTATTCTGTGCTCTCGATCTGTATCCCTATTCAGCGCTTTCAATCcatgaatgttttgattttagttttgtaaGGAAACTGCAGCGATATAGCTGCCTGCCAGATCATAAGGCATGGTTTAGTGTCAAAATTACTGTTGGATATCTAGCTCAAATCTATAGTAGCTCTCATGCCATTGGCACTATTTTTGGTTCACACTGAGAGTCTCCATGTTAACAATTGTTTGGCATTAGGTAACAATTCATGCCCATACCGTTATGGAAGTACCCTGGCAGAGCACATTATATGACCCTGTCCAGTGTTAATAGAACTTCAAAGGAAATACTACACAATAACATTACAaatcaacattaaaatattaattgtaaCTGTATTTAATTATCTACCCAAAATATTCTTGTTCCCCAAAGCctatcaaattttgacatcagaAACATTGCATGGTTGGCAGTCTTTTCACTCGCAAGTGTAGTTTTagaacactccaaaacttgtGACACTTGATGTACCTATCTCAACTACTGTATAATATTatggctgatattttacattaCACGTCAATTGTATAATGACATGTACATTATTGATAAATAATACAGCATATCTACATTAATGcttatttgtgtattttcagATTTCTAGGTGTAACACTTGAAGCCAATCAATGAAGAAACAAGGTGTTGTCATGTCACAACGGAGTGCAGTCACTGAGGTAACAGTCATTGATTCCCAGTTTGATAACTTCCGTGATTACATTGATATCATACAAGTTTATCATTGTCGGATTTGTGGCTATCACAGTCCCCTGCGACATGCAATAGCTAGTCATATGTCAGAGGTGCACTTCCCGAAAACCTGCTACCTTTGTCAACTATGTCAGTTTGTCTATGAAGACAAAGCACAGCTACGCCACCATATCACTACAACTCATGCAGCAGAGTGTTCAGATGAAGCAATGCGCTTTGAAGCAACAATCAACCCTCCAAGCATAATGTTACCACCAGGCTTTGTTCCCAATGGCATTCCGTATTCACAGTTACGACACTATGGGAATGCTGCGCCATCTATGGTCATGGCTACAAATGACAACAATCTCAATGGCAGGGAAGGAAGTGCACTTCAGTGTGATGGCTTACAAGTACATAATTTTTCAAGTGGTGATGTAAACTGTGCAGCTAGAGTGAGTGAAAATCATACCCATCTACCTGCTCCCTGTCATCCTGAAGAGGGTTATATGCAGCAAGTTGTCAATAAAAGTGTGGAGCAGAACATCTCTGTCAGTGTGAAAAAAGAACTCTTTCAGACAAGAGGCAAGAAGACAGAGGATGGCAGACAAGATCATCACACAAGCAGTTATGAGAGCCAGATTGATAATACCAGTGAAAAAGATGTGACAAAAAATCAACCAAGTGTTGAAAACCCAGAGAGTGATCATCCCAGCAGCTCTAATACAGACCAATTTGACAACAAAATCAGAGAGGATAACCAAGCCCATGAGAAAGATAATCTGGCAACCTCAAATACAGAGCAGGAGAAGCGAGAGAAGAGAAGGGGAAAAACAAAGAGCCGTACAAAACCATCACTCAGTGCTGTATTGACCAATCTTGCTGCCCAGCATGTACAATCAGAGATTGATACTAATAGTAATAGCCGCAAGAGAGAGTCAGTGGAACAAGAAAGCACTAGTTCAGAAGGAGATTCTGATAATACAGGAAAGAAAGATGATAGTGATGGCAATGTCAACAAATCTAATGGTGGATACTCACCAGCTGAGAAAAGTCATGGAAATCACTCTATttctggacatttcataacttACAAGAAAGCACAGAGTAGTGGATTACCACCCAAGAAGATCAAATTGGAGGTCATTGAAAATCTCGGTTTAAGTCAAGACCAAAAATCTGCTGAGCCAAGATATGATGGTCCTTATAATGCTGATGGTAGCTTTGATTATTATTCGTTGACAGGGTGGAAGGCATATCAGTGTGATCTGTGCAACAAAGGCAAGCGAGGTAGACGAGTATCATTCAAAACTGCCCAAGAGCTTGCTGAACATGGCTACTTTGTACATGGTAAACCCATGCCATTACCAGTGCCACCTGACAGCAGTGTTCAAATGGGAATGATTGGAGACACAACTGCCCCTGTCAGATCTGATGCCCGTGTTCCTTTCAACATTTACCCAACACCAATGCCTTGGCCACCTCAACCAGCTCTGCATGTTACAGAAGGAAGTCAAGGAAGAGGTAGTTTAAGATCAGTACCAGTGTTAGATTTATCTGTACCTCCAAGTTTAAGTAGTACAGAAGGCGGAAGTGATGTCAATGGTGATGATCATAGCATGTCAAATGATCAGAATCACACGGCGCAGgtcaacgatgatgatgacgactcACAGAGTGATGATAGCAGATCGACCGTGGCAGCTAGTGATTCCATGAGATTCATTCCATACCATACTACCAACAGTGACAATAAAAATGGCCAGGGAGAATTCATAACCAGTGACCCTCAAGAGCCTGCAGATTCTATTTACATAGGTCACAAGGTCAGAAAGACATTTTCATCAAGATTAGCTGCCCTACAGCGTGGTGAGATTTCCAGGAAGAAAGATCCAAAGTTTGATGAATCAATTATAAAGAACAGTTACAATGCAGATGGAAGTTTTGATTACTTCTCTTTGACAGGCTGGAAAGCATATAAATGTGAGTTGTGCAAGAAGAGAAGATTTAAAACAGCAACTGAGTTGGCAGAGCATAAACAAGCCATGCATCCAGGAATGGAAATGACTGATAACAATCCTGAATCTACCATGGATGAGCAGCCTTCACCAGTTGATGTTGAAAAGCTACCAACATCCGAAAATGAAGGGGCTGGATGAAAGGTTGTTGACAGAATGAGTGAGATAAAGTTTACACTACTACAGCTGACTGGTAGATTTCCAGATGGCAAGGTGACAGATTGTGCAAGGAAAGAAGAGGCCTTATGTAAGAATTGATATGACAATGTTGTACTTTGAAAATCAGGATGTGTGAATGCTATGACTCAGCATCATGGAAGACCTAATGTACAACAAGATAGGTGTACTTACTCAGCTATTCAGATGGGATGTCAGGATCGACAAGCTATTCAGATGGGATGTCAGGATTGACAAGCTATTCAGATGAGATGCCAGGATTGATAAGCTATTCAGATGGGATGTCAGGATCGACAAACTCTAGAATTTGGCAGTGTTTCAACCATGTCTCATGCAGACAGATTTCTTAAACACTAGGCCAACGGACAGATTTTAAAAACTGGTCTGTTTTACCTTtctatggatggatggacaaaAACATGAAGGAGTGGTTTCTGATTTATTTCAATCATGTAAGGAAAGTTATGTTTGaacttttttgaaacaaaaagtaaattttaaaagaaagtgtttgtatttttacaagATTACGTAATGTTGTAGATTTCATCTATCAACAGTTGTTCACTCAGTCTCTTTTCAAAGTTGACCAGAATCCTCTATTCAGAGGTATTTTTCCTCTACTTTtctaatttctttgtttatcaCTGTGTATCTACATGGTTTCAacattgaaaatttacattcttcTTAGATATTGTGCCTCATGAATTATCAAACTAGGTATGAAGTCATTTCCATACATCATTTTGGaaaattgataaagtttgaTAGAAAATAACAAAGAAATGACATACTGAGTAAGATAAAGAGATTGTTTCAAAGTAAATTCCCATCTATATTGATTTGTATTTCTGCCAATTTAATCAGAATGCACTTTGACTCAAGTAATTTACATCAGGGAATTTTCCAAATTGTTCAGTAGAGagattaatgaaaacattgtacagTATGTTCTGGTAACATTAGTGAAAGAGGTATTATTATTATGGAATGTTTTCCAATATGAAAAAATGACCTTGATTGCAGTTCATAAGGCCTGTGTGAAGTCAAAGAGTTACTGTGTCTTCACCAGGCTGATATAATGAGTGACATCCATTGTTTGATAGTTGATAAATTCTACACTAATATAATGTATCTGTACTTCCAAATTATTCATATAAGATCCCCAGAATGATTCTTTTTATCTTGATTCTCTCTGAAATTTGTGTATTAAAATGTTTTCTATAGTTTGTGATCAACaatgaaatatatttgaatgagtgttttcaattttaatactGTAGATTAATAGCCAAGATAAATGTTCTTTCATACATTGTTTTATATTCAAATAATCATGTAAGTTTAAAGTTACTTGAAAATTTTCACAAGTTttggtacttacttagttacttCATTGTCAATGAGATTTGTACTTTGTGCCTTTGTTCATGTCATTCCTTCCCTTTtgtaatgatcaaataatttttcatcaaagaTTTTTGCAGTCTTTTCTGGGAGAATTTACTAAAAAAAGTGAAACTGAATAGCTCAAAGTAGAGATATCTTTCAAAACTTTCTAAGAGCACTGTTCCCTAGACTTTCTTCCAAAGACTGATTACTGATGTACTGGTAGGGTAACATGTAAAGAGTTGAAATAAAGTCATGGAAATCAGAATAAAAGGCAAATTTCTGTATA is a genomic window containing:
- the LOC139117562 gene encoding dentin sialophosphoprotein-like encodes the protein MKKQGVVMSQRSAVTEVTVIDSQFDNFRDYIDIIQVYHCRICGYHSPLRHAIASHMSEVHFPKTCYLCQLCQFVYEDKAQLRHHITTTHAAECSDEAMRFEATINPPSIMLPPGFVPNGIPYSQLRHYGNAAPSMVMATNDNNLNGREGSALQCDGLQVHNFSSGDVNCAARVSENHTHLPAPCHPEEGYMQQVVNKSVEQNISVSVKKELFQTRGKKTEDGRQDHHTSSYESQIDNTSEKDVTKNQPSVENPESDHPSSSNTDQFDNKIREDNQAHEKDNLATSNTEQEKREKRRGKTKSRTKPSLSAVLTNLAAQHVQSEIDTNSNSRKRESVEQESTSSEGDSDNTGKKDDSDGNVNKSNGGYSPAEKSHGNHSISGHFITYKKAQSSGLPPKKIKLEVIENLGLSQDQKSAEPRYDGPYNADGSFDYYSLTGWKAYQCDLCNKGKRGRRVSFKTAQELAEHGYFVHGKPMPLPVPPDSSVQMGMIGDTTAPVRSDARVPFNIYPTPMPWPPQPALHVTEGSQGRGSLRSVPVLDLSVPPSLSSTEGGSDVNGDDHSMSNDQNHTAQVNDDDDDSQSDDSRSTVAASDSMRFIPYHTTNSDNKNGQGEFITSDPQEPADSIYIGHKVRKTFSSRLAALQRGEISRKKDPKFDESIIKNSYNADGSFDYFSLTGWKAYKCELCKKRRFKTATELAEHKQAMHPGMEMTDNNPESTMDEQPSPVDVEKLPTSENEGAG